The region CAAAGGCAGTGTTGAAATTATTggttgaagtgttttttttttaaattatgcagTAAAAGAGTGATTTTAAAACCATCCAAACTATTTTCATCAGAACCATTTGCATACACATTACCTGtatgcatttaaatgtttttttttttaaatggaaatgcATAGATTGCTCTGCTGTGCAAACCCATATTATAAAGAAAAGTATTGAAAGTAGAGACCTTAACTACTTCAAGTGTTCAGAGATAAGCTATCCCGCTGTGTACGGAGGGGTGTCTGGATTGGTAGCTGTAGACGGTGGACGGGTGTCTTGACAGCATTGGCTGTGGCTGTGGTTGCGGAAGTAGCACCAGCTGCTGAGGCTGTAACGGTTGTAAGGGTTGTGGAGGATAGGCCATGTAGTCTGACTGCCTGGAGTACACGTACCTCTCTGAACCTTTGCCTTCGGACTGTAGATTACAACAAATGAACATGCATCCTCCAGCAAACAGGAAAGCAGAGGCCACCCAGCCAATGTAGAGAGCCTCTCCAAGCTCCCTGCGCTGGGCGTCGATCAGCAGAGGGTTGTAGAAGTCCCTGATGATGACATGACCCGTCCAGGACACGGGGATAATGACACAGATGCAGGCCATTATGATCATGCTTCCTGCAATGATGAGGACCAGTCGCTTAGCTCGATCATTGTTTTCGATACATGACGTGCACTGCATCCCTACCAGACTGATCAGCAGCCCGAGGCCACCCAGCGCCAGAGAGCAGCACATGAGCCCCCTTGCCGCCTGCAGGTCCGGAGACAGGGCCAGGAGAGAGTCATACACCTTACACTGCATCCTGATGTCGGCCTGCCGAAAGCAATTCATCCACAAACCCTCATAGCGGCTCTCAAACACGATGATGTTCTCCCCAATGAAGGCTGTGACTCGCCACATCGGCATGCCAGTGCTCGCTGCTGCCCCGATCAGCCCAATCAGGGTCAATAACAGACCCACTATCTCCAGTGCTGAGTTTGCCATCCTGTCTTCTTACTTATCCAAGCTCATTAGCACAATAATACCTGGACACAGTTCGACTATAGTAGGAAGCAGTAGATTCCCGTTATGGGATCGAAGAGGAGGAGCAGGTCGATGTTCAGGTGTTCGGCCTCCTCCCTATGGACATTACACTGCAGTGGGTGGGGATGGGAAATGTGACCCGTTGCTAGGAAATAGATTCCcccaggctttttttttctttgtacacCAACCCTGGAACTGCTGTAAGCTGCCACTTTGTTTATTCAAAAGTCTCCATTTACATTCTCCGATCTCACTTTACAAGGAAACTTAAGGTGTTAAAACTTAAACAAGAAGAGCATATTTAAAGTAAACCAATTCAACACAGACTGCATGCATATAACTGAATATTCTGTTAATCAGCATCGATCAGCTCTGGTCCTttacctttgttttgtttttttgtttgtttgtttcacattcAAATCATCCACTGTTGTAAATTTTTGAACATATGTTACCTTTGTTTCAAGTCACCTACTGAGGATATGAAATAGTAGCACAAAAAGCTTTTAAAGTACTTGTTCATCACTGTTtgctgtaggtgtgtgtgttttaaaagatGAAGGTAATACTGGTGTGTTCATGTGCTACTGTCAGTGTTGGATTTCTTATCTTGGTCCTTTGTCTCGGTCTGTGCTCAGGAAAAAGCTGGCAGTTGCAGCTTTGGCTTCGATGAAATGAAATCTCCTGCTAGGTTTGTGTTGTGGGTGGACCTGTGTGAACAGCCTGGTTTTACCAGTTTAGGCACATTTCCACTGACAACAATGGAGATGACATAACATTCCATTTGCATGACAGTGAGTGAAACAGGCGCAGTTTCTACAGAAACCTTTGAATTCAGACAAACTAAACTTTTGGCAGGAGAGAAGAACTGGTCATCATGTAAACAATAGTACACCCTTTACTTTTTTGTCTCCCTTAATtagacaataaaaaacaacaaacttttCCATTTTCTCAGGCTTATTCCTTTATTGAAAATCAGAATTGACCTCATATTTAGACcagcattttgaaaaaatatgtacatttacaaaaatagctcaaaacacacataaacatctTATAAAGGACTAGTACATAAATTACTCTCAGAGCATGCCAGCAGTGGCTGTAAAGACTATTCCTATTATTACAAATTAAGTATACTCTGCCTGAGTATAATTTAGTGTAAATTAAGCATatggaaacaaacaaagcatACAGTTATTCAGCACAGTTCATCATGGTCAAAACACAATCAGGTCCATAATGAATTTCAATCTCTGCAATACACTCCATCCCATTTGAGGAAGTACGGAAACGTGGTCATTTCCAGTGACTGCTGTTGGTCTTGTTAGTCCATTGATTAATCTCATTCAAATGTTCAAGTTTATGAAACAAGTCCAGAACGGACTAGTACTGAGTTGGTGTGTATGCCACTGATCCTGGTGGGGGTGCAGAGTAGGGAGGCTGGTAGGTGTATGCTGGCTGGTACGTGTATGGCTGGTATGTGTATGCAGGTTGGTAGATATTTGCCCCGGGGTTGTACACAATCCTCTCATCTGGGTCCTGGGTATGGGGAGCGTGACGGCACAGCAGGATCACTCCGGCAGTGAAAAGCAAAGCTGAGGTCACCCAGCCGATGTAAAGGGCCTCCCCGAGCTCCCTGCGCTGGGCGTCGATGAGCAGAGGGTTGTAGAAATCCCTGATGATAACATGGCCTGTCCAGGACACGGGGATTAGAGTAGTGATACAGGCCAAGAGGAACAGACAGCCCCCAGCCACAAGAACAATATGCTTGGTGCGAGCCCGATGGTCCACCACTTTGGTACACTTCATCCCAACTGCTGCCACGATGAGGGCGAAGGTGGTCAGAGCCACAGATGCACACATCAGACCCCTGGCAGCCTGGAGGTCCGGAggcagaaacagcagagaatcgTACACCTTACACTGCATCCTGATGTTGGCTTGTCTGAAGCAGTTCATCCACAAACCCTCCCAGCGGGTCTCAAACACGATGATATTCTCCTCAATGAAGGCTGTTACCTTCCACATCGGCAGGCCTGTCACGGCTGCCACTCCAATTAGTCCAATGAAGCCGATAATAAGGGCCACTACCTCACAACAGATGGCATCCCGGCGCTTCTTCTTCTCAATTCTCAATTTTTCCTCATATACAGAGTCTTGGTTGTCGCCGTAGGTCTGAGGCTGCTTCTCGTCGTAGTAGGAGCCTGCGTAAGATTGAGGTGGTTTGCTGTAGCCACTATAAGCAGTATAAGAGGCCATTGCAGCTAATGCAGAGAGCCAGAGATGAACTTTTGGCTGCTCTCACACAGCTCAGGAGACAGATATGAGCAGGGGAGGAAGTCAAAGCACTTTTACAcccacaaaaaaatgctaaCGATGCAATCCAGACTTACTGGTTAAGCTGCTCTACAGCCATCAGAAAAATGGGGACACACCAAAGAGAGCTGGTTGTTTTGAATACATATGAAACTGCCACTACTAACAATCAACCGTTTGTTTATGTGATTAAGAACTTCATCAGAAACCTATTAATTCACTGTGTAGTCACAGCTGATCAAAGTTTCATCCTTCTCTTTTAAAATATAGATGAGGCATTTTCAACACTTACcaggacacaaaaaacaataaaacatcagaTATTTTAGCCAGCAAACATGCTAAGAAAAATATGCTTAGAAACCTGAAAATATTGTACATTAAATTGCATTGCTATTACTGATTAGTAACTTTAAGCTAAAACTAACTAATTAAAATTGTGATCTCTCTTGTCTCTGAGAAGAATTTGtattaaatgtaaacaattaGCTTTggtttattaaataaaacaagtacgcagtgtattttttttgtccaaatataATTAAGGGGTGGCTACACTCATGGGTGTAGCTACCAAATCTAGTGTCTCACAACCTGAAAGCTGATAGGACGACCAAAGATGTCAAACTGTCTGCACCTCTGAATGTAAAATGAGCTGATTAAAAAGGTGTTGAGTCCAGAAACTTGAGCAGGATGAGTTTCATTAGTGCACAGAAGTGTCCACCTGCCAGCAGTTCTCAGTTTGTTGCTCCCAACATTGAGGTGTTTCTGCCCTCTCAAACATGAAAACTGTGTGTTTAATCTGTGCATACATTGTTAttcttctgcattttttaaacacaagaaaataaactgaacagTCTGCAGTATTAGatatatttctttaaatgtccttatttattttacttttttcttgcaAGCATGGTAGAAATACACAAATAGCACACTAGAAAAAATGGAATCACATAATTcagttaaattcaattttatttgtatagcaccaaCAACAATTCTAATTGTCTCATGACGCTTTAGCAAAAGAGAATATCTTATTGAAGTCTGTTATTTTCccattaaaatgactaaatcacTGTAAGAAAGAACAATTTAGCAGCTAACAGTAATGAAAACAGTTATAGAAACTAAATAATATGACATGACTGCATAGAATTACAAAGAGCAGTTgtattttattgaattattttaaaacttcagACAGTTTATTGTAACAGTCATTCATGTACTACATACCACTCAAATATTATATTGCAACTGTGATTTGGGCACGAGTCAAACAATAGAAATAAGAACTACTTGTAGTTTAACACAAACACTAAGTGCATGAGTCATTTAAATAgtttaaaaagagagagatatttaaacaaaatatgCACACTCCTGATATCATGTTTTAATCTTCCTCAAGTAGCATCTTTAAAACTTTAGGGACATTTAAAGGTAAAATTGCACACCGCAGTTGAGTACAATTGTTTAAACATATTCAAGGTGCTTATGAGTGCTGGATGCCGTCCTCGCTGTGTAGACACTGTCCTGTTTCTTTAGATCCCTTTGTGCCATGAGATATGCTTCATTGTAGAGCTCGTCTTCCTTCGATCTACGTTGACTGTACCTGAACAGGAGGATGATCCCGGTGATGAGCAAAATACCAGATGTGGCCCAACCAATGAAGAGAGCTTCACCTAGCTCATGCTTTTGTGAATCTGGCACCGTTGGGTCATAGAAGTTTCTGATGATAGTGTGGCCCACCCAGCTGACAGGGATGAGTGTGGTCAAACAAGAAAGCAGATATAGACTCCCCCCAAGGGCCAAGGTGATGTTCTTGCTCTTCATATTGTCACCACAACATTCACTCTTCTGGGTCCCACATCCTGTGACGAACAAGGAGATGACAACCAGAACTATGGAGACGCACATGAGCCCTCTGGCAGCCTGCAGCTCTGGCGGGAGAATCAGCAGCGAGTCATACACCTTGCACTGCATCTTGATGTCAGCCTGTCTGTAGCAGGTCATCCACAAGCCCTCCCAGAGTTCCTCCATGACAATGAGATTGGCACCGATGAAGGCAGTGACCTTCCAGGTGGGCAAAGCAGTGACAGCTATTGTCCCGACCAGGCCAATGAAGCCCAGGACCAGTGCGAAGATCTCCAGCTTTGCTCGCATGGTTTTAGAGGTTGAAGTGCAGCCTTGTCTCTTGTCTTTCGTCTACTGGAAACCCTACTCATCCGATCTGTTTAACAGAGCTCCAAATCAATGATAGTATCGTCGTCTCTGTAATGTCATCTTACTGGTTTGAGTTGACCCGACCTTTATTCCTACTGGGACTTTTGGTTTCACT is a window of Acanthochromis polyacanthus isolate Apoly-LR-REF ecotype Palm Island chromosome 13, KAUST_Apoly_ChrSc, whole genome shotgun sequence DNA encoding:
- the cldn8.1 gene encoding claudin-8, which gives rise to MANSALEIVGLLLTLIGLIGAAASTGMPMWRVTAFIGENIIVFESRYEGLWMNCFRQADIRMQCKVYDSLLALSPDLQAARGLMCCSLALGGLGLLISLVGMQCTSCIENNDRAKRLVLIIAGSMIIMACICVIIPVSWTGHVIIRDFYNPLLIDAQRRELGEALYIGWVASAFLFAGGCMFICCNLQSEGKGSERYVYSRQSDYMAYPPQPLQPLQPQQLVLLPQPQPQPMLSRHPSTVYSYQSRHPSVHSGIAYL
- the cldn8.2 gene encoding claudin-8, translated to MASYTAYSGYSKPPQSYAGSYYDEKQPQTYGDNQDSVYEEKLRIEKKKRRDAICCEVVALIIGFIGLIGVAAVTGLPMWKVTAFIEENIIVFETRWEGLWMNCFRQANIRMQCKVYDSLLFLPPDLQAARGLMCASVALTTFALIVAAVGMKCTKVVDHRARTKHIVLVAGGCLFLLACITTLIPVSWTGHVIIRDFYNPLLIDAQRRELGEALYIGWVTSALLFTAGVILLCRHAPHTQDPDERIVYNPGANIYQPAYTYQPYTYQPAYTYQPPYSAPPPGSVAYTPTQY
- the LOC110947859 gene encoding claudin-17-like codes for the protein MRAKLEIFALVLGFIGLVGTIAVTALPTWKVTAFIGANLIVMEELWEGLWMTCYRQADIKMQCKVYDSLLILPPELQAARGLMCVSIVLVVISLFVTGCGTQKSECCGDNMKSKNITLALGGSLYLLSCLTTLIPVSWVGHTIIRNFYDPTVPDSQKHELGEALFIGWATSGILLITGIILLFRYSQRRSKEDELYNEAYLMAQRDLKKQDSVYTARTASSTHKHLEYV